In Xylanibacillus composti, the genomic stretch AGCGCATATAGCGGCGAAATACATCTCCAGTATGGCATCCCAATGCTTGTCCGGACCGCTGGTAATAATCTGCACCTCCTCCTCGCCTGTCCCGGCATAAGGGGGTACATAAACATCGCCGCTTACCGTTTCGCCACTGACGAAAAACCAATCGGTCAAGAACGTGTCCTGCAGCGTGTGCACGGCCTCGCCTATAATCCGCAGATGGGTATCACGCCAAAATCCGAGCTTCGCGTCTGCCCCCAAATGCTCGTCGCCAATGTTAATCCCGCCGACAAAGCCGACTCTCCCGTCGACAACTACAATCTTTCGATGGTTCCGATAGTTCATCCGCTTATCGAAAAAAGCCAGCGAAGGCGGCAAAAATATTTCTGCATTCGCGCCCGCACGCCGCAAGCTGAGCAGATAATCAGAGGGCAGGTGATAGCTGCCCACTCCGTCTACGATTACACGCACCTCAACGCCTTCCCGAGACTTGCGCTCCAGTACGTCGCGAAACGTTCGGCCTATGATGTCATCGCGAACGATATAGCTTTCCACATGAATATGATGCTGCGCCTGCTCCATCGCTTGCAGCATGGCCGCATAGGTCTTTTCCGCATTCGTCAGCACCGTCGTTTCGTTGCGGCAAGTGATCGGCGCCTCCGGAAAGCTGTCCAGCAGGCGAAACAAACGGGGTTCCTTCCGCAAAAATTCACTTCGCATGGATGCCGCGCTCTCGGGCTCCTGCGTGTATACTCTCTCTTTCTTCTCATCCAAATTCAGCGCTTGTTTCTCCTTCTTGCGCACAAGCTTGCGCTTCTTGTATTCCTGCGCCAGAAAATAATACATAACAAATCCGATTAGAGGAAAAATAAACAAGATAATCAGCCAGGCCACTGCCTTGGAAGGACGCCGGTATTCCAGAAGCACGATCGTTACGATCTGAAACAAATAGATGCACAAAATCGAAGTCAACCAGACCAACAATCTTCCTCCTTTTTTATGCAACAGGCATGGTCTCTATCAGCATGCCCGCTGGTCTATACAGCCAAACCT encodes the following:
- the cls gene encoding cardiolipin synthase, which encodes MVWLTSILCIYLFQIVTIVLLEYRRPSKAVAWLIILFIFPLIGFVMYYFLAQEYKKRKLVRKKEKQALNLDEKKERVYTQEPESAASMRSEFLRKEPRLFRLLDSFPEAPITCRNETTVLTNAEKTYAAMLQAMEQAQHHIHVESYIVRDDIIGRTFRDVLERKSREGVEVRVIVDGVGSYHLPSDYLLSLRRAGANAEIFLPPSLAFFDKRMNYRNHRKIVVVDGRVGFVGGINIGDEHLGADAKLGFWRDTHLRIIGEAVHTLQDTFLTDWFFVSGETVSGDVYVPPYAGTGEEEVQIITSGPDKHWDAILEMYFAAICAAREKVYLTTPYFIPDASIGMALKVAAASGADVRIIIPGTPDSKLVHWASLSYLEELMEAGVRFYQYQKGFVHAKTMVVDDMLASVGTANLDLRSFFSNFELNAVLFHGESIRRLAEDFAQDLRDSKQVTLEAFRHRPRLARGREMVARLLSPLL